A DNA window from Bacillus carboniphilus contains the following coding sequences:
- a CDS encoding CBO0543 family protein yields the protein MTVVYEKAFDWNEWLIIITLLFLNIVILIIPKLFTVIEGIAYYLYGIAIVHFFDHTTSVKPWDLYDVNDNSNYQLMDFIYYVLNGPISYIFIYLYLKLNIKGQQTILYILLWSGFSVLVEWFGVKIGLFHYDKGYKMYWSFPIYMVIQTLLIIYYHIIQKTNK from the coding sequence ATGACAGTGGTTTATGAAAAGGCCTTTGATTGGAATGAATGGTTAATTATTATTACCCTATTATTTTTAAATATTGTTATTTTAATCATTCCTAAACTTTTCACCGTGATTGAGGGGATTGCCTATTATTTGTACGGGATTGCGATTGTGCATTTCTTCGATCATACGACAAGTGTTAAACCATGGGATTTATATGATGTAAATGACAACTCAAACTATCAACTAATGGACTTCATTTATTATGTATTGAATGGACCCATTAGTTATATTTTTATCTACTTATATTTAAAGCTTAATATAAAGGGGCAACAAACGATTCTCTATATCCTTTTATGGTCAGGTTTCTCCGTTTTAGTTGAATGGTTCGGAGTTAAAATCGGTCTTTTTCATTACGATAAAGGATATAAAATGTACTGGTCCTTCCCAATATACATGGTAATTCAAACTCTCCTAATTATTTATTACCATATAATTCAAAAAACGAACAAATAA